tgaagcactccgtgtaattattgcgctcgcaaataattacatggaaaagttttatatccctggtttctagctctcctatccactagagatcactcagggcctgggagatacttgagagaagtaagcttataccactgacaagctctaagtccgttgtctttactctgtttccaatttttttgagtttagcttgaattactctatgtcaacttttctctgtccctcctgtgaagtcaaaacagcaaaggacattgcttgacttggttattatgtatctaagtgctacatagaatggcttcatgctataaataagctgtactgttcataaacgtttgcagtatagtccttcaaactgctttagtatacttttagacacgccacgggcctgtccctccttagcctcgatcccaggccgagttttcgcttttataacggttaggcgaacaactgggcctggtactagttgtctgcgcatgtcaatcgttcgtcagattctgacgaatggatattctcgttcactttcgtgacatttatattcgtgtactagaagtcagttcccgttttatcattattggaatcgattggaatggctcttagctgaagcttctctcttctctgaagcttattctgaagactgaacaacaagggaagaggtataaagctttgtcaagcttgttaaggtcagatatttttgtgtgggccctatggccggctatgctatcaagtcttgttcatgtttggcaagaatgtaggtagactatagtttcatcattaatatggtggatcaagtgaagagtgtgagctagagaacttggtgctgccatcatcagctcgtcgacaatgacactataaccgagaaatttaatatgtatagatctacacgtatttaaaatgtctacttctctgtacaggagcaatggctaatatccagctatcccaacagtgctcctcttggctatactaacggacgagactggacagtttgaggtaagggtttaatcgtctttggtttcttttaatattgtcctatactcacagacacaggactggagtatgacctgctcattcgagcgttgctgggtagctcagagacatcaagagaatctacgttttctcaagcaatgagttacgagttggggcctagaatcagagaagtccagcagcctgctaaatctttttgaaacgtaatttgaaggcattcaatcatcctgaagttgccctgggtcactgtaattgtgctgcagcacaactggcaactccccaggcctttgtgaagcagctccctatgtgcatcttttgtgtactcactctgtgcattttctgtgtacaaatttccattattgatttgttaaatatttttgccgaccacaaatatacaatgaaaatttgacgcatgcgcagacaactagtaccaggcccagttgttcgcctaaccgttataaaagcgaaaactcggcctgggatcgaggctagtccctcctacgacttcatagtaaaggctatttcttcttgcatagcatttatttgtctagtaatagtggctgcatggcttagtcgactttttagagttaaattctctttactttttagaaaaatcaacattaaaaatgatcaatttcactgtttctatgtacagcacattgtagagcagtcaagactggtaatgagcatgctgactataaatataatcctttgtagttttagccacgccctataacgcggaatgcttcacgcaaaaatttcgtaaaaatttcgtttccaatcccctttcttttgtatctctgctaGTAATAAGAACTCATGCGCATGTACAATTAAACAGTAAACATTACAACACAGGAAACATTAAGAACAGGAAATGACTAAGTGAATAACTAACTAGCAAAGtcattacacatgcacattgtaatgtgcatgcatatgcattttgacatgcatattgtaacgtgcatatgcatgttggcatgcatattgtaacgtGCAATATGCATGTTGgcatgcatattgtaatgtgcatatgaatgcacgcgtgtgtacattgtcatagTCATTTTGACACAGATAACACCCCATACCGTATATGTGAAATTCGAGGCGAGCTAgcagggcagagcagttaaagcgaaaattaaaactgggagaaactcccacgcaccggtatttcacatgcaaagctctaGCTTGGTGGATGTGGTTTAATAACGCAAACATTTAATCTGGGCTCTCGAGCCAAATAGTGAACATTTCGATCTAATTcccgggtacatgtacacacaaattATAGAGTCTACCAATTAATGGAATAAACACCAGGGAATTTcccagcataattatcataaattTGGGCACGTCACATTCCTTATTCCCAGAACACAATAGGATCTCATTACAtgcacaaaacacacaaaccGTGCAATATTAGAGTCTACCACTAATACGATTTATTTTCCTGACTCAGGCAAATTCTAGTTAACAAATTAAAAGATCGAGACACTAATTGTCTGTCACTAGCAACGCTAAATACCTACGTATTAGTCAGTGTCGGAATCGGGGCTCGGAAAATGTTCAGCAATCCATACGTCAAGAGGCAATGGCTCAAATGGGGCTTTGGACCATTGTGCAACAGGGAACAAGCTACCTGTGGTTCCATTTTGGAACACAAAGCTTTTACATTTCAAGACTGGAAACTCAAACCCTTCTACTGGCCAAATGCACATTATTCCCCAGTCAGCATCACAAGCCTTGCAGTAGATCTTGTGTGTTTTGATCACAGATTCATCGAGTTTGCCAGGCTTGTGATGTGGTTTCTTGACCAGCTTATCTTTTATTTCTTCACCTGGAACAACGTGGTGTGATGAGCCTTCAGCTGTATATATGTCTGAACCAAAGCAAGCTATTGTTTTGCACTTCCTGCACCGCAACTTGATTCGTTCCCTATCACCAGATCGACTTTGCAGACGTTGTTGACGTAAAAGTTTTTTTATGTTCATTTGGCGCATTACGAGTGTCTGTTGCGTTCTTAGCTTCTCATGAAGTATTTTGCCTTTTGGGAACCAATTGTTTGTAATGATTTTGTTGACAAGCTCGAGGCGCTCTGAATTCTGAATTTCCTTCATGTTCATTGATGAATCACTTGACAGAATAGTAATCACCTCACTTTCTTCGGCCCGAGCTCGCCCCTGAGTTTGGGCTGTAGCAATTTCATTGGAGACATGTTGAAATCGGATGACAAAATTACACGCAGGAACGTCTAGTCCTTCTTCAGCAACTGAAGTTGCCACTAAGATGTTGCTATCTCCACTCCGGAAATTTTCCATGGCAACATGTTGATCAGCTTGTGTCATTCCATTGCCACCCTGTCCTGTAATGACTATTGGCttcaaaaaattatattgGAGGCTCTGCAGCCATTCGCAAACAGCATAAGCATGACGTTTTTTCTGTACAAAGAATACTCCACGTGATTTCGTGTTGTTTTGAAATTGCTCATTGATGCATTCTTTAGCTCTTTGTAGGAGTGGATTCTCTACAGGCTGGAGTGTTTTCAGATGAGATGTCAGGGTGTGGAGACCTATCTTTAATGTTTGCTCATGCTTTGTTGAATTGTGGTCCTCATCAGGTAGGTCCTTGAAATCTTCTAGAACCTTGATGGCATCTTCTTGTCTTAAGTCCATATAGATGTTCAGAGCTTGGCAATAGCAAACCAGTAGTCTGAGGGTAGAAATCTTATCCCTGAACGTTGGATTATTGCTAAGTTCTAGTGGCTGCTTGGTTTCACAAGCGACAGTTTCGTATTTCTGAGACCATTTGGGAAACGAAGTCTTTAAAGGTGTATGTCGCTCAAGTTTAACCATTTCTTCTTTGATCAAGCACACAAATGTTTCGCTTTGACCTCGATTCGAAACAATTTCTCGGCTAAGTGTTGGTTTCCTAACAAACCGTTCCAAATCGGCCACATTCTGTTGAACAGTGACTATTCCAGCTGAAGCATCTAACAAAGCACAGAGGTTGACTAAATGGTCAATTGTTTTTGTCGTGTCCAAGTTTGGATTATCACCTGCACCAGGTGAAGCTGTAAGACCAACAATTTGAGGCAGCTGTGCTGAAGGATCTTCGAGCTTGCGACGAATGTAGTGGAACATAAGCTGTGCTTGTAATGATGACTTCCGTGCATGGT
This is a stretch of genomic DNA from Halichondria panicea chromosome 1, odHalPani1.1, whole genome shotgun sequence. It encodes these proteins:
- the LOC135338330 gene encoding antiviral innate immune response receptor RIG-I-like; protein product: MSEILLNPDAKPRLKDINKYVRPYAKERWYDIGIELEVGDDEGKLLDDIKKRNDRNDLDCFLEMITVWVRSGLTSVSWKTLLQCLRELELQEAVASLESKIQVSATQPPGTITEVVGNTMATQQEQDSQVDMQTNTSSTQTSRTLNTSVNVPLIPMCIEVTQMVPQIAVSNPPESVSASSAGYSSSMDCEAPSCEPIPTGYQLKLPEGHEIRDYQQELAEPGIRGENYIFVAPTGSGKTLVTAIIITEHLKKVQASGDIAKVVFLVHTKPLADQQCASLQSCVHGAQVECIVGDSIGTIKDALIQCEIVVCTTGKFLDELNRDMVRLALPSEAQADETKITLVIMDECHHARKSSLQAQLMFHYIRRKLEDPSAQLPQIVGLTASPGAGDNPNLDTTKTIDHLVNLCALLDASAGIVTVQQNVADLERFVRKPTLSREIVSNRGQSETFVCLIKEEMVKLERHTPLKTSFPKWSQKYETVACETKQPLELSNNPTFRDKISTLRLLVCYCQALNIYMDLRQEDAIKVLEDFKDLPDEDHNSTKHEQTLKIGLHTLTSHLKTLQPVENPLLQRAKECINEQFQNNTKSRGVFFVQKKRHAYAVCEWLQSLQYNFLKPIVITGQGGNGMTQADQHVAMENFRSGDSNILVATSVAEEGLDVPACNFVIRFQHVSNEIATAQTQGRARAEESEVITILSSDSSMNMKEIQNSERLELVNKIITNNWFPKGKILHEKLRTQQTLVMRQMNIKKLLRQQRLQSRSGDRERIKLRCRKCKTIACFGSDIYTAEGSSHHVVPGEEIKDKLVKKPHHKPGKLDESVIKTHKIYCKACDADWGIMCIWPVEGFEFPVLKCKSFVFQNGTTGSLFPVAQWSKAPFEPLPLDVWIAEHFPSPDSDTD